The genomic DNA AACGATTTATAACCTTCCATAAAAAACGGCTTATCTAACGATAAGCCGTAAAATTCATCTGAAAAAACGACCGCACTTAAGATACGGTCTTCATTCTTACTTTCTAAACTCGCGTTTCTCTTTAAAAGTGCGGTGAGATTTTTCTTTAAATTTACGATCTCCTTTGAAGCCTTTTTCTTCAAAACGGCCTGCGTGGCGTTTAGCGCCGAAATTATCACCGCCGCGGTCACCTTTCGCTTCTCCGATAAAGGACATACGCATTTGTTTATTCAACACACGGGTTTTCCCAAATTGTTGTAACAATTCTTTCGGCATGCCTTGTGGCAATTCGATAGTGGAATAGTCGTCATAAAGTTTAATGTGGCCAATGTAGCGACTGTTAATATCGCCTTCATTAGCAATGGCACCGACAATGTGGCGTACTTCCACACCGTCACCGCGTCCGACTTCAATGCGATATAAATCCATCGGTTGCGGATTGCCATAACCTTTACGTTCACCACGACGTTCTGCCGAACGTGGATTTTCACGACGATCACCGCGCTCGCCACGATCACGACGGGCTTTTTTATCCACCACCGGATCCGGCGGAAGAATCAGTTTTTGTTTGCCTTGTAGCAACATCATCATAGCGGCTGCAATGTCTTCTTGTGATTGGTCGGCAGTAAACATATCTTCCAACAATTCACGATAAAGCTCTAAATCATGGTGTTCCAACTGCGTGGTAATTTTATCTTTGAATTTTTTACGACGACAGGCTTGTAAGACTTCATGATTCGGCAATTCCACCTCTTCAATATTTTTCTTGATCAGGTGTTCAACATTACGCAACAAACGACGCTCACGCGGTTCCACGAATAATAACGCACGACCAGAACGTCCTGCACGGCCGGTACGACCGATACGGTGTACATAAGATTCTGCATCGAGCGGGATATTATAGTTCACCACAAGGCTAATACGTTCAATATCAATACCACGCGCCGCAACGTCTGTCGCCACAACAATATCTAAACTGCCACTACGTAAACGATCTAAGGTTTGTTCGCGTAACTGTTGAGTCATATCGCCATTCAATGCCGCCGCACGGAAACCGTGTTTTTCTAATAATTCGGTCACGTCTAACGTGCCGGTTTTGGTACGGGTGAAAATAATCGCCGCATCGAAATCTTCCACTTCCAGGAAACGTAATAAAGCGTCATTTTTACGGAAACCATGGACATACCAACAGCTTTGCGCAATATCCGGTGCACTTTGTTGGGTCGCTTTAATTTTGACTTCTTGCGGATCTTTCATAAAGCGTTTGGTGATTCGACGAATCGGCTCCGGCATTGTGGCAGAGAAAAGTGCAGTTTGGTGATGTTCCGGTAATTCTGCCATCACGGTTTCTACATCATCAATAAAGCCCATGCGCAACATTTCGTCCGCTTCGTCTAACACGATCGCTTTAAGCTCAGCAAGCCTTAAGGTTCCACGGCGTAGATGATCCAAAATACGTCCTGGTGTCCCCACCACGACTTGTGCACCTTGTTTTAACGCACGTAATTGGATGTCATAACGTTGGCCGCCATATAGGGTGACGACGTTAATACCTTTAGCATATTTCACAAAGTGTTCGCATGCATCGGCAACTTGAATTGCCAATTCTCGAGTCGGCGCCATCACCAATAATTGCGGGTGTTTTTCAGCCGGATCAATTTTTGCCAAAATCGGTAAAGAAAACGCAGCGGTTTTCCCACTACCGGTTTGCGCCATGCCCAGTACATCACGGCCTTCTAATAAGTGCGGTATACAAATTTGTTGAATTGGCGAAGGTGTTTCAAAGCCAAGATCGGAAACAGCATTAAGGATGAATTCAGGCAAGCCTAAATCCGCGAAAGTCATTTTAGTTTCAGTCATTAAAAATACTCGAATGTATAAAAGGAAAGCTCAATGGAGGCTTTCAGGTTAATTACAATGTGTCGTTTTACGCTATACAACGCGCTCGGTTAAATCGACTAACCGTTATTCCGTTTGCGCCTGCTGTCCTAATTTTGCCAGCTCAAACACCGCAAAACGATACTCCACAAAGTTATACACCTGATTTGCAATGGACAATTTAAATAAGGTTTCCGCCTCGTCCGTTTGTCCCATATTGAGTTTTTGTTTTGCTAGATAGAAGTAGGTTTCAGTAAGAATTTCCGCATATTGCGTAGAAGTCTGCGCCGCAAAATGTTGTGCTTTATTTTGCAATTCTTGTACTGATAACTTGCCCAAATAATACTGGACAATATAGGTACCCCAATAATCATTAGAAAGCCCAATTGCACGTTGAGCCAAATTTTTTTGCGCTTCGGCCGGTTTGAATTTCAATTCATTCAAGTAAAGCCATAAGACACGATAAGGATCAGATTTATTACGTTGATAAAATGCTAAGAAATCCTGTTCGGCCAGGTTATATCGCTCCACATAATAGAAATTTAATGCTCGATTAAGGAAGGTATATTCATAGTCGGGATCAAGGCTGAAAACCGTATTAAAGGCCTCTAAGGCACCGTCATAGTCTTCATCAAGTAATAAATAAAGCCCTAGATAGTTATACACTGCCGCCATTTTGGGTTGCAATGCAAGTGCTTGAGTAAAATCATAACGCGCTAAAGCCCAAAGCCCCAAACTATCGTAAAGCACTCCTCGTTCGAAATGGAGA from Aggregatibacter aphrophilus ATCC 33389 includes the following:
- the nlpI gene encoding lipoprotein NlpI — its product is MQRNGLFNFAVFLTILFSVFVLSGCVSLSDAFVSKNKVVLAEQNPSQHFEQEVMIVRISQVLLVGKMSNEERASLHFERGVLYDSLGLWALARYDFTQALALQPKMAAVYNYLGLYLLLDEDYDGALEAFNTVFSLDPDYEYTFLNRALNFYYVERYNLAEQDFLAFYQRNKSDPYRVLWLYLNELKFKPAEAQKNLAQRAIGLSNDYWGTYIVQYYLGKLSVQELQNKAQHFAAQTSTQYAEILTETYFYLAKQKLNMGQTDEAETLFKLSIANQVYNFVEYRFAVFELAKLGQQAQTE
- a CDS encoding DEAD/DEAH box helicase; translated protein: MTETKMTFADLGLPEFILNAVSDLGFETPSPIQQICIPHLLEGRDVLGMAQTGSGKTAAFSLPILAKIDPAEKHPQLLVMAPTRELAIQVADACEHFVKYAKGINVVTLYGGQRYDIQLRALKQGAQVVVGTPGRILDHLRRGTLRLAELKAIVLDEADEMLRMGFIDDVETVMAELPEHHQTALFSATMPEPIRRITKRFMKDPQEVKIKATQQSAPDIAQSCWYVHGFRKNDALLRFLEVEDFDAAIIFTRTKTGTLDVTELLEKHGFRAAALNGDMTQQLREQTLDRLRSGSLDIVVATDVAARGIDIERISLVVNYNIPLDAESYVHRIGRTGRAGRSGRALLFVEPRERRLLRNVEHLIKKNIEEVELPNHEVLQACRRKKFKDKITTQLEHHDLELYRELLEDMFTADQSQEDIAAAMMMLLQGKQKLILPPDPVVDKKARRDRGERGDRRENPRSAERRGERKGYGNPQPMDLYRIEVGRGDGVEVRHIVGAIANEGDINSRYIGHIKLYDDYSTIELPQGMPKELLQQFGKTRVLNKQMRMSFIGEAKGDRGGDNFGAKRHAGRFEEKGFKGDRKFKEKSHRTFKEKREFRK